TGACAGCTGAATTACCTAGTACTGTCGAAGGTGTTTTACAAGAGATTTTCATAGAAGAAGGCGCAACTGTTGACGTAGGTACAGTCATTTGTAATATTAAAATCAAACAAGATGAAAGCGTATCTAATGTTCAAGAAGTCTCCTCACAGATTCAACAAGTAGAAAGAGATGCAATAAATAATGTTGCTTCTGATCCTGATCAAAGCATGAGAAATCGATATTCACCTGCGGTTCAAAGAATCGCAGCGGAAAACCATGTGGATCTAAACCTAGTTCATGGAACAGGGGTAGGGGGAAGGATTACTAGAAAAGATGTATTACATTATATCGAAAATAAACCTGAGGAACCAATGGTATCCATCTCTTCTCAAGCTGCAGTTATACCTGAAATTAAAAAAGTAGAAGCTGTTGGAAAAACTGGACTTTCAGCTCCTCCAAAACCTTTGGTTGAGGATAATCAAAAAGAAGCAGAAAATGAGTATTTTATCGATGTAACTCCCGTTAGAAGTGCTATTGCTTCAAATATGAGAAAAAGTGTAACTGAAATCCCTCATGCTTGGACGATGGTTGAGGTGGATGTTACAAATTTAGTAAATTTAAGAAATAAAGTGAAACAGGAATTCTTTCAAAAAGAAGGAGTTAACTTAACTTACTTAGCTTTTATTATTAAAGCGGTTGTGAATGCAATAAAAGATTATCCTATTTTAAATTCTTCTTGGGCAGAGAACAAAATTATTGTTAAAAAAGACATTAATATTTCATTGGCTGTTGGTACAGAGGATTCAGTTTATGTTCCAGTCATTAAACACGCTGATCATAAAACGATTGCTGGAATAGCTAAAGATATTGATTCATTAACGAAAAAAACAAGAGCAGGGAAGTTAACATTAGATGATATGCAAGGTGGCACTTTTACTTTAAATAATACAGGAGCTTTTGGTTCCATTTTATCGAATCCGATTATTAGTTATCCGCAGGCAGCAAACTTATCGTTTGAATCGATTGTAAAGAAACCAGTAGTTATCGATGATATGATTGCTGTTCGTTCAATGGTTAACATGTGCTTATCTCTTGATCATCGAATTCTTGATGGTGTCATTTGTGGCAGGTTCTTACAAAGAGTGAAAGAAAATATTGAATCTTTTGGACTTGAGACTAAACTATATTGAAATTAAGAATATAAAAGGGTATCTCAACTTAAAGAATAAGCGGATACCCTTTTTTGTACGACATTTTATAAAATATAATTTAATCAATTTTTACCAATTGTTAAATGCCTAATATAGAAACACCAGTTACAACTACAGACAATAACATAGACGCTATCATTACATAAATAATTATTTTAAACCATAATTTATTTTTGCCCATACATTTACATCTCCTTTTGGTCATACTAAAATAGTACTATACTGGCTATCACAAATGAGCCAAGCTATATAATTATATTGTAACTTATAATACATATCGGAGGGAAGAGTTTTGATACAAGAAAAACGTTTAGTGGATGAGTTTATAGAGTTAGTACAGGTAGATAGCGAAACAACATTTGAAAAGGAAATATCCATTGTCTTAAAAGAAAAGTTCACTCAATTGGGACTTTCCGTGTTTGAAGATGATGCAGAGGAAAAAACTGAACATGGGGCTGGGAACTTAATTGCAACCTTAGAGGCAACTAAAGGAAAGGAAAGTGTGTCTCCAATTTATTTTACATGTCATATGGACACTGTAGCTCCAGGCAAAGGAATTAAACCTCAGATTGATGATGATGGTTATATTCGTTCTGATGGTACAACGATTTTAGGTAGCGACGATAAAACGGGTATCGCAGTGATGTTTGAAGTAATTCGTGTTCTTAAAGAGGAAAATATACCACATGGTAAAATACAATTTGTAATTACTGTCGGTGAAGAAGCAGGACTTGTAGGAGCATGTGTATTTGATCCAAAACATTTGGATGCAAGTTTTGGTTATGCTTTAGATTCCGATGGCAAAGTCGGTGAAATATGTGTAGCTGCACCATTCCAAACTCATGTAGACGTTGTGATCAAAGGGAAAACTGCTCATGCTGGGGTTAGCCCTGAAAAAGGAATCAGTGCAATACAAGTTGCAAGTAAAGCCATTTCAAGAATGAAATTAGGTAGAATTGATCCTGAAACATCAGCAAATATTGGAAGCTTTGATGGTCGAGGACCTCGTAATGTAGTAAGCGATAAGGTTGTCATTGTTGCTGAAGCAAGAAGTCTTGTGAAGGAAAAAATGGTCAACCAAGTGAATGAAATGAGAGAAGCTTTTTATTCTACTGCAGAGGAATTTGGTGCAGAGGTTGAATTTGAAACAGAAGAACTCCCAGGATTTTTCTTTGATGAAACAGCACCATTAGTTAAATTAGCTATGAAATCAGCAGAGAAAATTGGACGTGAATCAAAAACAACTCATTCAGGTGGAGCAAGTGACGCAAACATCTTTAATGGAATGGATGTACCAACAGTTAATTTATCTGTAGGTTATGAGAATATTCATACAACTGCTGAACAAATGCCAATTGAAGAATTAGTGAAAAGTGCTGAGCTAGTACTACAAATTGTGAAAGATGTTACTGATGGAGAGTAACAACTTATAAGTTGTTATCGTGAGATTTAATAAAGAGAAAAATTATTTCCCCCGTATGCATTGTTAGTACACAAGCTTATGCCTTGAAAGTTAAACAATATGTACAGGGGGTATTTTAATGCACTAGTTTATGTGGAATCCCTTAGTGGATTGTATTATTACAAGTGTTTATATTGAAAACGATTTTATACATCTAGAAGGAGTGCGTTCTTTGGATACAAAAACTATAGAAAATACGAATGAAAAACTTCCATTAGGAATTTCTGGATTAGGAGGCTGGTTAATATTAGTACAGATTGGATTGTATGGAACAATCTTAATGTTAATTGCTCAGATCTTTTTATATATAATACCATCATTCAAACCTGAGACATGGAGTTTAATTACTTCTCCAGAATCAGTATATTACCACTCTTTATTGGGCCCTTTAATTGTTTTTGAAGCTGTTGCAAATTCATTAATGTTAATATTTTGTATATTTATACTATTCAATTTTTATAAAAAGAAATCTAAGTTGCCTCTGTTAATGATCTTCTTTTATAGTAGCAGTTTACTTATTTTAACAATTGATATGATTGCGATATATCAAATTACTCAATTTGAAGATGATGAGAGTCAAATAAGAGATTTTGTTAGAATGCTAATTACTTGCTTGATATGGATACCATATTTTATTAAATCTAAAAGAGTGAAAAATACTTTTGTGAGATAATTAAATTCTTAACATTACAAAAAAGTAGGGCAAGGTTGAAACCCTTGTTGCTACTTTTATTGTTTATAAACCATCAATTGTTCAATTTTTGTATTACGTTATGTTTTGGTAACTGATTGTAAAATGAAGTTCGGCTAACTCTGAGCTTGGATTTATATATTTATGTGCATTATCTGCTTTAAAACAGATCGAATCATGTTTCTGTAAAACATAGGTGTTTCCCCTTACTTCAATGGTTAATTCACCAGACATAACTGTCACATATTCAACAACACCTGCAGGATGTGCTTCAGACTCATATTCACTATAGGGTTGTAAATATCCTCTAAACAATTCAAAAGACTGAGAATTATTATTAAACATATGTTCAACTATAAATACTTTGTCAGAACTATTGAATTGAAAACCTTCCTTTTTACGAGAAATTAGAACATCCGATTCAACTGAAAACAAACTAGTTAGGGGGACAGATAAGCCACTTGCTATTTTCCATAACACTGACAATGTAGGATTTGCTTCGCCCCTTTCTATTTTACCTAATGTTAATTTGCTAACCCCTATATGATTGGCCAATCCCTCTATGCTAAGTCCTTTCATAGATCTTAAATTTCTTAACTTTGTACCAACTCGTTTTCCAACCTGTTCTTCATCCCAAAAATTATCAGAATTCATGCTTACCCCCATATTACTTTTGCATTTAAATCCATTATATATTTTTATTGTTTAAAATAAATTTTAATAAATTTTAATATACAATTCAACTAAAAAGTGTTGTCATATATTAAATACATATAATATAATTACCTATAAGTATATTATAATATACATTTGGAGGATGGGATATTAGATGAATAGTCATTTATTTAAAAAAGGAGCTATAGCTGCCTTACCTTTAGTTATAGGTTATTTACCTGTTGGTATTGCCTTTGGTATTATCGCACAAGAAACAGGTATATCATTATTTCATTCTGTACTCATGTCGAGTGTTGTTTATGGGGGAGCAAGTCAGTTTATGATGTTGAATATGTTTGCCACAGGATCAGGTTTTTTTGAAATTATACTTGCTACATTTATCATTAACTTTCGATTTTTTGTCATGAGTTTATCTCTGAATCAGTTATTTAATAAGGTCCCTAAACGGTGGAAAACTTTTTTAGCCTTAGGTCTCACTGATGAAACATTTGCTGTTGCCTCTATAAATAATAGACCTAATGTTTATTTTTTGGTTGGATTATTTCTGACTTCCTATGTATCTTGGATCGTAGGCACATTATTAGGAGCATTGCTTTCAACAATTATACCTTCTAGCATTAGTGAAAGTATGTCTATAGCACTTTATGCATTATTTATTGGTTTGCTCATACCCGCTGTGAGAACGGCATGGAAATATGGTTTAGTGGCTGTTATTAGCATGTTGATAAATGGGATTTTTAGTGGATGGTTATTAATCAGCAGTGGCTGGTCTATGTTGTTAGCCACTTTATTAGGCAGTTTGGTTGGGGTTTTCATTTTTAAAGGGGAGAAGCAACATGATTGACTCTGTTTTATTAATTATTCTAGGGATGTCTCTTGCAACAATGTTTCCACGTTATTTACCTGTATGGATTGTTGAGCGTTTCATAATGCCTAATTGGATAAAGTTATGGTTAAGTTATATTCCTTACGCTGCATTAGGAGCACTTATTTTTCCTGGAATTTTAACGATTGAAGAAGGTGAGCCTTGGATTGGTTTAATAGGAGGGATTATAGCTACTTGTCTTGTTTTACTAAGATTAAATATATTATTTGTGATATCAGGTTCGGTTCTTGTTGTGTTCTTATTAAAATTATACATGTAGTTGATCATTTTATTAGAAGTAAAACATCAACAATATCTAAAGCAACAGAAAAAAGGAGGGGAAAACCCTCCTTTAGTATTTTTTAAAATTAATCTCTGTCTTTTCCCTTATCCTTGTTTTTATCTTTTCCATGTCTTTTATCGTTACTTTCTTTATCTTCATTAATTTCACTTTTGATTTCATCTTTTGTTTTACCTTCATAATCAATCCCATTTTGCACTGCTTTTTTGATCCAGCCTTCACTTAGTTGACTATTTTCAGATTTCAACTCATCAATTGCTTCAAAAATTTCTTCTTTAGATAGGCCTTCTATATCAATACCTAAATTCATAGCTTTTTTCTGCCATCCATATAAGTGGTTATCTTTTTCATTAACTGGTTCTTGTTCTTCAACTTCTTGTTCAATTTTTTCTTCAAAATACTGTTTAATTTCTTCTCGAATTTCTGTGTTTGATTTGCCTTCAGTGTCAATTCCTAAAAATTCAGCAAAGTTAATTAATCTTTCTTCAGAAAATTCGAAATCATAATCATCTTCTACTTCTTTGATTGCTTCTCGAACTTCTTCTAAAGTCATACCTTCAATGTCAATACCAAGCAGCTCTGCAATGGTTTGTAGTTGATCAGAAATTTCTGTCATATGATTCATTCTAATGGCTTCAAGAAGCTCCTCTTTAGATTGACCCTCAGTATCGATGCCAAGATTCTCTGCAATGACTTTTAATTCTTCTAACGTTAATTGCAGTTGTGATTGTTTATAATATTTAATTTTTTCTCTAATTTCTTCAATAGATAAATCAATAAATTCTAAATCTAATTCTATTGCCAATTCAGTAAATAATGAATCTTGAGCCTCTTTGATGGATTTGCGAATCTCTTCAGCTGTTTGATTCTCGATTTCTATTCCAAATCGTTCTGCAATGGCTTCTAACTCCTCCAAAGATAAATCGTCATCTTTGATGGCTTCTCTAATTTCCTCATGAATTTCCTCCATTGTTTTATCCTCAATATCAATGTCAAGTTTTCCTGCGATGTTCTCTAACTCCTCCATAGATGATTGGTTATGTCTTTCTTTTATAACCTTTCTGATATCTTCTCGCAATTGTTGGTTAGATTTATCGTCCGTATCAATACCCATTCCTTCAGCAATAACAATTAATTCTTCAATTGATAAGTTTTCGAACTTCTCTTTAGCGGCCTTTTGAATTTCTTCACGTAATTCTTCTTTGGATTTATCCTCTATATCTATGCCAAAACGTTCTGCTATTTCTTCTAAATGATCCTTTTCTATCATTTGATAGATATTTGTTCGTTCTGTATTTGACTCATGTGCATTAGCAATTCCTATGACTCCTGCGCTTCCACCTCCAATTAATAATGCTGATAAAGCAACTGAACTTATCACTTTTTTCATAAATGTTCACTACTCCTAGGTTGTATGTATTTTTTGGTATATATTTATTATAAAAAATGAATATAAATGATAGGTTAAGTTAACCTTAAAATAACATTAAAAAATTTTGATGTTCTTTTTTTACTAGAAAACTAGATTAAGAACTACAAAATTTTAGCTCACACGACGTTAAAAGCACATAAATCGTACTTTAAATGTTTTTATTAGCATAATATCAATTGAGAGAGTGAGATTTGAGGAAGGGTGTAAATAGGGATGATAAATTGGAGAATTGGTATCGTAACAAAAATTGATAAAGCTAAAGATAACGTACAGTTCATCCAAGTGAAAGAAGAAAATGGTGAAATAATAAAAGCAATTCATTATACAGATGTTCACCCTTCAGTACAGATCGGATATGAAGTATTATTAAATACAACTGCTGTTGATTTACAATTAGGTTCAGGTGGATTTCATTTTGTTTATATGATTTTAAACAATAAAAAATATTTAAATAAGGGAGAAAGTAACAATAGATTTAAAAATAGTAGTAAAAGCATTCCTAAGAAAATAGGTCACATAATGAAGTTGAGATATACTCCTCAACAAAGAGCAGTACTCACATGTGAGGAGGCAGATAGTCCAACTCATTCGTTATTTTTGGAAGAAAGAAATTTAGAAGGTACACCCGTACTTATTGGTGAACTACATAGCATGCTACCCATATTATGCACTTGGCTGCAATATAAACAAAATCAAGACAGAATTTCTAATGAATTAAAAATTGGATATGTAATGAGTGATGGAGGAGCTTTGCCTATTTCGTTCAGTGAACATGTAGCTCAATTAAAAAACATAAATTGGATTGAAGGAACAATTACGTATGGACATTCGTATGGTGGAGATATTGAGGCAGTTAATAAATTTACTGCTTTAATTGCAGCGAAACATATTTTACAAGCCGATATCATTATTGTTCTAATGGGTCCAGGTATTGTTGGCACAGGTACAAAATTAGGGCATACTGGGATTGAGGCTGGGGAAATTGCAAATGCTGTATCTATTCTTGGAGGTATTCCTATTATGACCACACGTATTAGTTTTCATAGGGAACGTGATAGGCATAAAGGAATAAGCCATCATGTTCTAACAACTCTATCTAACATCACATTACAAAGCTCAAGAGTACCGATACCTTTAAATTTGCCGAAGGAATATATAGATCATATTCAAAAGCAACTAACTGATTATCATCTTTATAAGAAGCATATTATCACATTGAATACAGAATTATTTATTGATGAAGTAGAAAAAAGTATGGAGTTATACCCTTATCCAATTAAGTCGATGGGAATGGAATTACACGAAGATCCATATTTTTTTCTTGGGGTTTGTTGTGCTGCCCAAGATGCTTTGGATGTTGTGAAGTGGGAGCGATAGAATTTAAATAATCAACTAGTGTAATATGTTTATATTTAGATTGTTTTATTAAAGAATTAAGGTGAGAACGAATTTCCCATGCCTTTCCTACGAAAGTAATTTGATTTTGTAAAATATAAGATTTCATTGTTCAACATTCCCTTCACATGTTAAGATATTTTAAAAAAATAATTACGTAAGTTGTAGTATTTCAAATATTATATGACCATAATGGACAAGTTATGTATAAATATGGGGGGATTTTGTGATGAGCCACAAACCATCTAATGGAGAATTTAATCAAAGATTTGAAGAAATAACTGTGGAGACTGAACAGATTTTCAAAGGGAAAATTATTTCGTTACAAGTCGACAAAGTGAAACTTCCAAATGGGAAAATGTCAGCTCGGGAAATTGTTAAACATCCAGGTGCTGTAGCGGTGTTAGCAATATATGAAGATAAAATGATTGTTGTAGAGCAGTATCGTAAACCTTTAGAAAAAAATCAGATTGAAATTCCTGCCGGTAAATTAGATCCTGGTGAAGAACCAAAGGAAGCGGCACTTAGAGAACTGAAAGAAGAAACAGGATTTGATTGTGGTTCCATAAAACATATCAACTCTTTTTATACCTCACCAGGATTTGCGGACGAGAAAATCTTTCTGTTTTTAGCCGAGGAGTTAACAAGAGGAGAAATGAAACTTGATGAAGATGAGTTCTTGTCATGTGATAGTATTACTTTAGAGCAAGCACTAGAATATATAAAGGAAGAGAAAATAAGCGATGCCAAAACGATCACAGCTATTTATGCTTGGCAAATCTATAAATTAACAGGGAAAATTTAGAATGCAGACATATTATGCAGATTTACATATACATATTGGACGAACGAACAAGGGCAAGGCGGTTAAGATAACAGCAAGTAAGGATTTAACCTTCTATAACATAATGGAAGAAGCTTCCACGCGAAAAGGAATGGACATTATCGGCATCATTGATTGTCAGTCTCCAGCTGTTCAAGAAGATATTCTTTATTATTTAAATGAAGGTTCGATGAAAGAAGTGGATGGTGGAGGTATTCAATTTAGAAATACAACGATGATGCTAGGAAGTGAAATAGAGATTTGTGACGAGGGGTTTGGACCGGCTCACGTATTAGCCTATTTACCAAATTTACAAAACATGATGGATTTTACTAGATGGATGAGCAAACATATGAAAAATGTAAATTTAAGTACTCAAAGGCTTTATGTGCCAGCAAAAATACTACAAGAAGAAGTGATTGGAAGAGATGGTTTATTCATTCCAGCGCATATTTTTACACCTCATAAGAGTGCATATGGTAGCTGTTCCTCTAAACTTTCACATGTATTCAATTTAGATTTTATCTCTGCAGTCGAATTAGGATTAAGTGCAGACTCAGAAATGGCTGGTTTAATTTCAGAGTTAAATGATATTCCTTTTTTAACAAATTCAGATGCCCATTCGTTAGGGAAAATAGCTAGAGAATATAATCAGTTAAGACTAAAGCGTCCAACTTTTTCTGAATTTAAAAAAGCACTGCTTCGTAAGGATGGCCGTGAAGTATCAGCAAATTTCGGATTGAATCCAAAGTTAGGCAAATATAATCGAACTTATTGTTCTAATTGTTCCTCTATTATTGAAGAAAACAAATCTGTCCTTCAAAGATGCACTTATTGTGGAAGTGAGA
The window above is part of the Chengkuizengella sp. SCS-71B genome. Proteins encoded here:
- a CDS encoding M20/M25/M40 family metallo-hydrolase; amino-acid sequence: MIQEKRLVDEFIELVQVDSETTFEKEISIVLKEKFTQLGLSVFEDDAEEKTEHGAGNLIATLEATKGKESVSPIYFTCHMDTVAPGKGIKPQIDDDGYIRSDGTTILGSDDKTGIAVMFEVIRVLKEENIPHGKIQFVITVGEEAGLVGACVFDPKHLDASFGYALDSDGKVGEICVAAPFQTHVDVVIKGKTAHAGVSPEKGISAIQVASKAISRMKLGRIDPETSANIGSFDGRGPRNVVSDKVVIVAEARSLVKEKMVNQVNEMREAFYSTAEEFGAEVEFETEELPGFFFDETAPLVKLAMKSAEKIGRESKTTHSGGASDANIFNGMDVPTVNLSVGYENIHTTAEQMPIEELVKSAELVLQIVKDVTDGE
- a CDS encoding DUF3866 family protein, coding for MINWRIGIVTKIDKAKDNVQFIQVKEENGEIIKAIHYTDVHPSVQIGYEVLLNTTAVDLQLGSGGFHFVYMILNNKKYLNKGESNNRFKNSSKSIPKKIGHIMKLRYTPQQRAVLTCEEADSPTHSLFLEERNLEGTPVLIGELHSMLPILCTWLQYKQNQDRISNELKIGYVMSDGGALPISFSEHVAQLKNINWIEGTITYGHSYGGDIEAVNKFTALIAAKHILQADIIIVLMGPGIVGTGTKLGHTGIEAGEIANAVSILGGIPIMTTRISFHRERDRHKGISHHVLTTLSNITLQSSRVPIPLNLPKEYIDHIQKQLTDYHLYKKHIITLNTELFIDEVEKSMELYPYPIKSMGMELHEDPYFFLGVCCAAQDALDVVKWER
- a CDS encoding NUDIX hydrolase; this translates as MSHKPSNGEFNQRFEEITVETEQIFKGKIISLQVDKVKLPNGKMSAREIVKHPGAVAVLAIYEDKMIVVEQYRKPLEKNQIEIPAGKLDPGEEPKEAALRELKEETGFDCGSIKHINSFYTSPGFADEKIFLFLAEELTRGEMKLDEDEFLSCDSITLEQALEYIKEEKISDAKTITAIYAWQIYKLTGKI
- the mciZ gene encoding Z-ring formation inhibitor MciZ, which encodes MKSYILQNQITFVGKAWEIRSHLNSLIKQSKYKHITLVDYLNSIAPTSQHPKHLGQHNKPQEKNMDLRVIPFPST
- a CDS encoding AzlD domain-containing protein, translated to MIDSVLLIILGMSLATMFPRYLPVWIVERFIMPNWIKLWLSYIPYAALGALIFPGILTIEEGEPWIGLIGGIIATCLVLLRLNILFVISGSVLVVFLLKLYM
- a CDS encoding endonuclease Q family protein, which produces MQTYYADLHIHIGRTNKGKAVKITASKDLTFYNIMEEASTRKGMDIIGIIDCQSPAVQEDILYYLNEGSMKEVDGGGIQFRNTTMMLGSEIEICDEGFGPAHVLAYLPNLQNMMDFTRWMSKHMKNVNLSTQRLYVPAKILQEEVIGRDGLFIPAHIFTPHKSAYGSCSSKLSHVFNLDFISAVELGLSADSEMAGLISELNDIPFLTNSDAHSLGKIAREYNQLRLKRPTFSEFKKALLRKDGREVSANFGLNPKLGKYNRTYCSNCSSIIEENKSVLQRCTYCGSEKIVRGVFDRITQIADQESSRNNKPPYFYQVPLEFIPGLGPRKLNLLLSRFGTEMNVLHLATREQISEVVGEKLSDLIMLAKEGRSLIMTGGGGTYGKIT
- the prli42 gene encoding stressosome-associated protein Prli42, producing MGKNKLWFKIIIYVMIASMLLSVVVTGVSILGI
- a CDS encoding AzlC family ABC transporter permease, whose protein sequence is MNSHLFKKGAIAALPLVIGYLPVGIAFGIIAQETGISLFHSVLMSSVVYGGASQFMMLNMFATGSGFFEIILATFIINFRFFVMSLSLNQLFNKVPKRWKTFLALGLTDETFAVASINNRPNVYFLVGLFLTSYVSWIVGTLLGALLSTIIPSSISESMSIALYALFIGLLIPAVRTAWKYGLVAVISMLINGIFSGWLLISSGWSMLLATLLGSLVGVFIFKGEKQHD
- a CDS encoding XRE family transcriptional regulator; translated protein: MNSDNFWDEEQVGKRVGTKLRNLRSMKGLSIEGLANHIGVSKLTLGKIERGEANPTLSVLWKIASGLSVPLTSLFSVESDVLISRKKEGFQFNSSDKVFIVEHMFNNNSQSFELFRGYLQPYSEYESEAHPAGVVEYVTVMSGELTIEVRGNTYVLQKHDSICFKADNAHKYINPSSELAELHFTISYQNIT
- a CDS encoding DUF2569 domain-containing protein yields the protein MDTKTIENTNEKLPLGISGLGGWLILVQIGLYGTILMLIAQIFLYIIPSFKPETWSLITSPESVYYHSLLGPLIVFEAVANSLMLIFCIFILFNFYKKKSKLPLLMIFFYSSSLLILTIDMIAIYQITQFEDDESQIRDFVRMLITCLIWIPYFIKSKRVKNTFVR
- a CDS encoding dihydrolipoamide acetyltransferase family protein — its product is MIQEITMPQLAESVVSATIVKWLKSPGDFIEEFEPLCEIMTEKVTAELPSTVEGVLQEIFIEEGATVDVGTVICNIKIKQDESVSNVQEVSSQIQQVERDAINNVASDPDQSMRNRYSPAVQRIAAENHVDLNLVHGTGVGGRITRKDVLHYIENKPEEPMVSISSQAAVIPEIKKVEAVGKTGLSAPPKPLVEDNQKEAENEYFIDVTPVRSAIASNMRKSVTEIPHAWTMVEVDVTNLVNLRNKVKQEFFQKEGVNLTYLAFIIKAVVNAIKDYPILNSSWAENKIIVKKDINISLAVGTEDSVYVPVIKHADHKTIAGIAKDIDSLTKKTRAGKLTLDDMQGGTFTLNNTGAFGSILSNPIISYPQAANLSFESIVKKPVVIDDMIAVRSMVNMCLSLDHRILDGVICGRFLQRVKENIESFGLETKLY